The Equus caballus isolate H_3958 breed thoroughbred chromosome 22, TB-T2T, whole genome shotgun sequence genome window below encodes:
- the EPB41L1 gene encoding band 4.1-like protein 1 isoform X17 — translation MTTETGPDSEVKKAQEEAPQQPEAAADATTPVTPAGHGHPEANSNEKHLPQQDTRPAEQSLDMEEKDYGEADGLSERTTPSKAQKSPQKIAKKYKSAICRVTLLDASEYECEVEKHGRGQVLFDLVCEHLNLLEKDYFGLTFCDADSQKNWLDPSKEIKKQIRSSPWNFAFTVKFYPPDPAQLTEDITRYYLCLQLRADIITGRLPCSFVTHALLGSYAVQAELGDYDAEEHVGNYVSELRFAPNQTRELEERIMELHKTYRGMTPGEAEIHFLENAKKLSMYGVDLHHAKDSEGIDIMLGVCANGLLIYRDRLRINRFAWPKILKISYKRSNFYIKIRPGEYEQFESTIGFKLPNHRSAKRLWKVCIEHHTFFRLVSPEPPPKGFLVMGSKFRYSGRTQAQTRQASALIDRPAPFFERSSSKRYTMSRSLDGAEFSRPASVSENHDAGPDSDKREEDGESGGRRSEAEEGELRTPTKIKELKFLDKPEDVLLKHQASINELKRTLKEPNSKLIHRDRDWERERRLPSSPASPSPKGTPEKANERAGLREGSEEKVKPPRPKAPESDTGDEDQDQERDAVFLKDNHLAIERKCSSITVSSTSSLEAEVDFTVIGDYHGSAFEDFSRSLPELDRDKSDSEPEGLVFSRDLNKGGPGQDDESGGIEDSPDRGACSTLDMPQFEPVKTETMTVSSLAIRKKIEPEAVLQTRVSTVDTSQVDGTAPGGKEFMPTTPSITTETISTTMENSVKSGKGAAAMIPGPQTVATEIRSLSPTVKGGFSETRIEKRIIITGDEDVDQDQALALAIKEAKLQHPDMLVTKAVVYRETDPSPEERDKKPQES, via the exons ATGACAACAGAGACAGGCCCCGATTCTGAGGTGAAGAAGGCTCAGGAGGAGGCTCCACAGCAGCCTGAGGCAGCCGCTGACGCGACCACCCCTGTGACCCCCGCAGGCCACGGCCACCCTGAGGCCAACTCCAATGAGAAGCATCTGCCCCAGCAGGACACACGGCCTGCTGAACAG AGCCTAGACATGGAGGAGAAGGACTACGGTGAGGCCGACGGCCTGTCAGAGAGGACCACGCCCAGCAAGGCCCAGAAATCGCCCCAGAAGATTGCCAAGAAATACAAGAGTGCCATCTGCCGAGTCACTCTGCTCGATGCCTCTGAGTATGAGTGTGAGGTGGAG aAACATGGCCGGGGCCAGGTGCTATTTGACCTGGTCTGTGAGCACCTCAACCTCCTGGAGAAGGACTACTTTGGCCTGACCTTCTGTGATGCTGACAGCCAGAAG AACTGGCTGGACCCCTCCAAGGAAATCAAGAAGCAGATTCGGA GCAGCCCCTGGAATTTTGCCTTCACAGTCAAGTTCTACCCCCCTGACCCTGCTCAGCTGACCGAAGACATCACAAG ATACTACCTGTGCCTGCAGCTGCGGGCGGACATCATCACGGGCCGGCTGCCCTGCTCCTTCGTCACGCATGCCCTGCTGGGCTCCTACGCTGTGCAGGCTGAGCTGGGCGACTATGATGCTGAGGAGCATGTGGGCAACTATGTCAGCGAGCTCCGCTTCGCCCCTAACCAGACCcgggagctggaggagaggatcATGGAGCTGCACAAGACGTATAG GGGCATGACCCCAGGAGAAGCAGAAATCCACTTCCTAGAGAATGCGAAGAAGCTTTCCATGTATGGAGTAGACCTGCACCATGCCAAG GACTCTGAGGGCATCGACATCATGTTAGGAGTCTGTGCCAATGGCCTGCTTATCTACCGGGACCGGCTGAGAATCAACCGCTTCGCCTGGCCCAAGATTCTCAAGATCTCCTACAAGAGGAGTAACTTTTATATCAAGATCCGGCCTGGGGAG TATGAGCAGTTTGAGAGCACAATTGGCTTTAAACTCCCAAACCACCGGTCAGCCAAGAGACTGTGGAAGGTGTGCATCGAGCACCACACGTTCTTCCG GCTGGTGTCCCCTGAGCCCCCCCCCAAGGGCTTCCTGGTGATGGGCTCCAAGTTCCGGTATAGTGGGAGGACCCAGGCACAGACCCGCCAGGCCAGCGCCCTCATCGATCGACCTGCACCCTTCTTTGAGCGTTCCTCCAGCAAACGGTACACCATGTCCCGCAGCCTTGATGGAG CAGAGTTCTCCCGTCCAGCCTCAGTCAGTGAGAACCATGACGCAGGACCTGACAGTGACAAGCGGGAAGAGGATGGCGAGTCTGGGGGGCGGCGGTCAGAGGCCGAGGAGGGAGAGCTGAGGACCCCCACCAAGATCAAGGAGCTAAAG TTCTTAGACAAGCCAGAGGACGTCTTGCTGAAGCACCAGGCCAGCATCAACGAGCTCAAGAGGACCCTGAAGGAACCCAACAGCAAACTGATCCACCGGGATCGAGACTGGGAGCGAGAGCGCAGGCTGCCCTCCTCacccgcctccccctcccccaagggCACCCCTGAGAAAGCCAATGAG agagcagggctgagggagggctcagaggagaaagtcaaaccaCCACGTCCCAAGGCCCCAGAGAGTGACACAGGAGATGAGGACCAAGACCAGGAGAGGGACGCAGTGTTCCTGAAGGACAACCACCTGGCCATTGAGCGCAAGTGCTCCAGCATCACAGTCAGCTCCACGTCCAGCCTGGAGGCTGAGGTCGACTTCACAGTCATTGGTGACTACCATGGCAGCGCCTTCGAAGACTTCTCCCGCAGCCTGCCTGAGCTCGACCGAGACAAAAGCGACTCGGAACCTGAGGGCCTGGTGTTCTCCCGGGATCTCAACAAGGGGGGCCCTGGTCAGGATGACGAGTCAGGGGGCATCGAGGACAGCCCGGATCGAGGGGCCTGCTCTACCCTGGATATGCCCCAGTTTGAG CCTGTGAAAACGGAAACCATGACTGTCAGCAGCCTGGCCATCAGGAAGAAGATCGAGCCGGAGGCTGTACTGCAGACCAGAGTCAGCACTGTGGACACCAGCCAG GTTGATGGCACTGCCCCAGGGGGGAAGGAGTTCATGCCAACCACTCCCTCCATCACCACGGAGACCATATCAACCACCATG GAGAACAGTGTCAAGTCCGGGAAGGGGGCAGCTGCCATGATCCCAGGCCCACAGACGGTGGCCACGGAAATCCGTTCTCTTTCTCCG
- the EPB41L1 gene encoding band 4.1-like protein 1 isoform X19: MTTETGPDSEVKKAQEEAPQQPEAAADATTPVTPAGHGHPEANSNEKHLPQQDTRPAEQSLDMEEKDYGEADGLSERTTPSKAQKSPQKIAKKYKSAICRVTLLDASEYECEVEKHGRGQVLFDLVCEHLNLLEKDYFGLTFCDADSQKNWLDPSKEIKKQIRSSPWNFAFTVKFYPPDPAQLTEDITRYYLCLQLRADIITGRLPCSFVTHALLGSYAVQAELGDYDAEEHVGNYVSELRFAPNQTRELEERIMELHKTYRGMTPGEAEIHFLENAKKLSMYGVDLHHAKDSEGIDIMLGVCANGLLIYRDRLRINRFAWPKILKISYKRSNFYIKIRPGEYEQFESTIGFKLPNHRSAKRLWKVCIEHHTFFRLVSPEPPPKGFLVMGSKFRYSGRTQAQTRQASALIDRPAPFFERSSSKRYTMSRSLDGASVSENHDAGPDSDKREEDGESGGRRSEAEEGELRTPTKIKELKFLDKPEDVLLKHQASINELKRTLKEPNSKLIHRDRDWERERRLPSSPASPSPKGTPEKANERAGLREGSEEKVKPPRPKAPESDTGDEDQDQERDAVFLKDNHLAIERKCSSITVSSTSSLEAEVDFTVIGDYHGSAFEDFSRSLPELDRDKSDSEPEGLVFSRDLNKGGPGQDDESGGIEDSPDRGACSTLDMPQFEPVKTETMTVSSLAIRKKIEPEAVLQTRVSTVDTSQVDGTAPGGKEFMPTTPSITTETISTTMENSVKSGKGAAAMIPGPQTVATEIRSLSPTVKGGFSETRIEKRIIITGDEDVDQDQALALAIKEAKLQHPDMLVTKAVVYRETDPSPEERDKKPQES, encoded by the exons ATGACAACAGAGACAGGCCCCGATTCTGAGGTGAAGAAGGCTCAGGAGGAGGCTCCACAGCAGCCTGAGGCAGCCGCTGACGCGACCACCCCTGTGACCCCCGCAGGCCACGGCCACCCTGAGGCCAACTCCAATGAGAAGCATCTGCCCCAGCAGGACACACGGCCTGCTGAACAG AGCCTAGACATGGAGGAGAAGGACTACGGTGAGGCCGACGGCCTGTCAGAGAGGACCACGCCCAGCAAGGCCCAGAAATCGCCCCAGAAGATTGCCAAGAAATACAAGAGTGCCATCTGCCGAGTCACTCTGCTCGATGCCTCTGAGTATGAGTGTGAGGTGGAG aAACATGGCCGGGGCCAGGTGCTATTTGACCTGGTCTGTGAGCACCTCAACCTCCTGGAGAAGGACTACTTTGGCCTGACCTTCTGTGATGCTGACAGCCAGAAG AACTGGCTGGACCCCTCCAAGGAAATCAAGAAGCAGATTCGGA GCAGCCCCTGGAATTTTGCCTTCACAGTCAAGTTCTACCCCCCTGACCCTGCTCAGCTGACCGAAGACATCACAAG ATACTACCTGTGCCTGCAGCTGCGGGCGGACATCATCACGGGCCGGCTGCCCTGCTCCTTCGTCACGCATGCCCTGCTGGGCTCCTACGCTGTGCAGGCTGAGCTGGGCGACTATGATGCTGAGGAGCATGTGGGCAACTATGTCAGCGAGCTCCGCTTCGCCCCTAACCAGACCcgggagctggaggagaggatcATGGAGCTGCACAAGACGTATAG GGGCATGACCCCAGGAGAAGCAGAAATCCACTTCCTAGAGAATGCGAAGAAGCTTTCCATGTATGGAGTAGACCTGCACCATGCCAAG GACTCTGAGGGCATCGACATCATGTTAGGAGTCTGTGCCAATGGCCTGCTTATCTACCGGGACCGGCTGAGAATCAACCGCTTCGCCTGGCCCAAGATTCTCAAGATCTCCTACAAGAGGAGTAACTTTTATATCAAGATCCGGCCTGGGGAG TATGAGCAGTTTGAGAGCACAATTGGCTTTAAACTCCCAAACCACCGGTCAGCCAAGAGACTGTGGAAGGTGTGCATCGAGCACCACACGTTCTTCCG GCTGGTGTCCCCTGAGCCCCCCCCCAAGGGCTTCCTGGTGATGGGCTCCAAGTTCCGGTATAGTGGGAGGACCCAGGCACAGACCCGCCAGGCCAGCGCCCTCATCGATCGACCTGCACCCTTCTTTGAGCGTTCCTCCAGCAAACGGTACACCATGTCCCGCAGCCTTGATGGAG CCTCAGTCAGTGAGAACCATGACGCAGGACCTGACAGTGACAAGCGGGAAGAGGATGGCGAGTCTGGGGGGCGGCGGTCAGAGGCCGAGGAGGGAGAGCTGAGGACCCCCACCAAGATCAAGGAGCTAAAG TTCTTAGACAAGCCAGAGGACGTCTTGCTGAAGCACCAGGCCAGCATCAACGAGCTCAAGAGGACCCTGAAGGAACCCAACAGCAAACTGATCCACCGGGATCGAGACTGGGAGCGAGAGCGCAGGCTGCCCTCCTCacccgcctccccctcccccaagggCACCCCTGAGAAAGCCAATGAG agagcagggctgagggagggctcagaggagaaagtcaaaccaCCACGTCCCAAGGCCCCAGAGAGTGACACAGGAGATGAGGACCAAGACCAGGAGAGGGACGCAGTGTTCCTGAAGGACAACCACCTGGCCATTGAGCGCAAGTGCTCCAGCATCACAGTCAGCTCCACGTCCAGCCTGGAGGCTGAGGTCGACTTCACAGTCATTGGTGACTACCATGGCAGCGCCTTCGAAGACTTCTCCCGCAGCCTGCCTGAGCTCGACCGAGACAAAAGCGACTCGGAACCTGAGGGCCTGGTGTTCTCCCGGGATCTCAACAAGGGGGGCCCTGGTCAGGATGACGAGTCAGGGGGCATCGAGGACAGCCCGGATCGAGGGGCCTGCTCTACCCTGGATATGCCCCAGTTTGAG CCTGTGAAAACGGAAACCATGACTGTCAGCAGCCTGGCCATCAGGAAGAAGATCGAGCCGGAGGCTGTACTGCAGACCAGAGTCAGCACTGTGGACACCAGCCAG GTTGATGGCACTGCCCCAGGGGGGAAGGAGTTCATGCCAACCACTCCCTCCATCACCACGGAGACCATATCAACCACCATG GAGAACAGTGTCAAGTCCGGGAAGGGGGCAGCTGCCATGATCCCAGGCCCACAGACGGTGGCCACGGAAATCCGTTCTCTTTCTCCG
- the EPB41L1 gene encoding band 4.1-like protein 1 isoform X7 — protein MTTETGPDSEVKKAQEEAPQQPEAAADATTPVTPAGHGHPEANSNEKHLPQQDTRPAEQSLDMEEKDYGEADGLSERTTPSKAQKSPQKIAKKYKSAICRVTLLDASEYECEVEKHGRGQVLFDLVCEHLNLLEKDYFGLTFCDADSQKNWLDPSKEIKKQIRSSPWNFAFTVKFYPPDPAQLTEDITRYYLCLQLRADIITGRLPCSFVTHALLGSYAVQAELGDYDAEEHVGNYVSELRFAPNQTRELEERIMELHKTYRGMTPGEAEIHFLENAKKLSMYGVDLHHAKDSEGIDIMLGVCANGLLIYRDRLRINRFAWPKILKISYKRSNFYIKIRPGEYEQFESTIGFKLPNHRSAKRLWKVCIEHHTFFRLVSPEPPPKGFLVMGSKFRYSGRTQAQTRQASALIDRPAPFFERSSSKRYTMSRSLDGAEFSRPASVSENHDAGPDSDKREEDGESGGRRSEAEEGELRTPTKIKELKPEQETTPRHKQEFLDKPEDVLLKHQASINELKRTLKEPNSKLIHRDRDWERERRLPSSPASPSPKGTPEKANESQRTQDISQQDLAPEPGTATGLEVFTQKSLAASPEGSEHWVFIEREYTRPEELSLLKMTTTQQEEREAGLTDILADGRLSKVDVLVDKFKVEVATEVMVGAGRANTQQQGRMIASPEDFESVWEEGLWARDGPGGASLAVGYTLAEKLLEGSRFQVGTGETTIRMRHVSGGQQEGQTELRKELGEFQAGGRPSTPGTRPAEMDGLSLASDRGGLQSFLLDPADVEARADSSDETDTSFAERSFYLSYGEKDSEDQALPPPLEESEEHMDASPGDKTRPERSEKLAESSELNSSGPWGSAAVSCRNTGEEDEVHSPSSEEGAGPPKKHGRLDDLEAFVEQLSKETSPGQTFAEAWEEARWGVEGQFTHSASTVASEEEAPKSGDLMEKAEKSPPVGWKNHSPHRGGHVNPDLPACALPWAISPDNVRKPAKPDRGDVLPKDRGLVHTQTGELAMEDSRASAFLQMEVITHLPASPGPFQAQAAPEEVSPSPAPHKSGDPSQLMDPFGEKSLVFLKQAHPPKESPEPKDQVGLFVTPDRGECRAPPIASRKPRVVPEEAEGAIPLGLVFPSGKQKEMTSFQAGGQEGSLEDISKTSVANKIRIFETHGVRPTRRVSQGETRALPNELSSEASTGQVEQQRNKLLDLGFIQLQPPGDFAGPKATHSSVIQPATRHFRQGIPAVSPQEGGMELQLVSPDSGCETTLEEVTGGTGHNKSGDAVREEKRVTSLAANPSGKGGRLRCTSPSGPQRAGLREGSEEKVKPPRPKAPESDTGDEDQDQERDAVFLKDNHLAIERKCSSITVSSTSSLEAEVDFTVIGDYHGSAFEDFSRSLPELDRDKSDSEPEGLVFSRDLNKGGPGQDDESGGIEDSPDRGACSTLDMPQFEPVKTETMTVSSLAIRKKIEPEAVLQTRVSTVDTSQVDGTAPGGKEFMPTTPSITTETISTTMTVKGGFSETRIEKRIIITGDEDVDQDQALALAIKEAKLQHPDMLVTKAVVYRETDPSPEERDKKPQES, from the exons ATGACAACAGAGACAGGCCCCGATTCTGAGGTGAAGAAGGCTCAGGAGGAGGCTCCACAGCAGCCTGAGGCAGCCGCTGACGCGACCACCCCTGTGACCCCCGCAGGCCACGGCCACCCTGAGGCCAACTCCAATGAGAAGCATCTGCCCCAGCAGGACACACGGCCTGCTGAACAG AGCCTAGACATGGAGGAGAAGGACTACGGTGAGGCCGACGGCCTGTCAGAGAGGACCACGCCCAGCAAGGCCCAGAAATCGCCCCAGAAGATTGCCAAGAAATACAAGAGTGCCATCTGCCGAGTCACTCTGCTCGATGCCTCTGAGTATGAGTGTGAGGTGGAG aAACATGGCCGGGGCCAGGTGCTATTTGACCTGGTCTGTGAGCACCTCAACCTCCTGGAGAAGGACTACTTTGGCCTGACCTTCTGTGATGCTGACAGCCAGAAG AACTGGCTGGACCCCTCCAAGGAAATCAAGAAGCAGATTCGGA GCAGCCCCTGGAATTTTGCCTTCACAGTCAAGTTCTACCCCCCTGACCCTGCTCAGCTGACCGAAGACATCACAAG ATACTACCTGTGCCTGCAGCTGCGGGCGGACATCATCACGGGCCGGCTGCCCTGCTCCTTCGTCACGCATGCCCTGCTGGGCTCCTACGCTGTGCAGGCTGAGCTGGGCGACTATGATGCTGAGGAGCATGTGGGCAACTATGTCAGCGAGCTCCGCTTCGCCCCTAACCAGACCcgggagctggaggagaggatcATGGAGCTGCACAAGACGTATAG GGGCATGACCCCAGGAGAAGCAGAAATCCACTTCCTAGAGAATGCGAAGAAGCTTTCCATGTATGGAGTAGACCTGCACCATGCCAAG GACTCTGAGGGCATCGACATCATGTTAGGAGTCTGTGCCAATGGCCTGCTTATCTACCGGGACCGGCTGAGAATCAACCGCTTCGCCTGGCCCAAGATTCTCAAGATCTCCTACAAGAGGAGTAACTTTTATATCAAGATCCGGCCTGGGGAG TATGAGCAGTTTGAGAGCACAATTGGCTTTAAACTCCCAAACCACCGGTCAGCCAAGAGACTGTGGAAGGTGTGCATCGAGCACCACACGTTCTTCCG GCTGGTGTCCCCTGAGCCCCCCCCCAAGGGCTTCCTGGTGATGGGCTCCAAGTTCCGGTATAGTGGGAGGACCCAGGCACAGACCCGCCAGGCCAGCGCCCTCATCGATCGACCTGCACCCTTCTTTGAGCGTTCCTCCAGCAAACGGTACACCATGTCCCGCAGCCTTGATGGAG CAGAGTTCTCCCGTCCAGCCTCAGTCAGTGAGAACCATGACGCAGGACCTGACAGTGACAAGCGGGAAGAGGATGGCGAGTCTGGGGGGCGGCGGTCAGAGGCCGAGGAGGGAGAGCTGAGGACCCCCACCAAGATCAAGGAGCTAAAG CCGGAGCAGGAAACCACGCCGAGACACAAACAGGAG TTCTTAGACAAGCCAGAGGACGTCTTGCTGAAGCACCAGGCCAGCATCAACGAGCTCAAGAGGACCCTGAAGGAACCCAACAGCAAACTGATCCACCGGGATCGAGACTGGGAGCGAGAGCGCAGGCTGCCCTCCTCacccgcctccccctcccccaagggCACCCCTGAGAAAGCCAATGAG TCCCAGAGGACCCAGGACATCTCTCAGCAGGACTTGGCACCTGAGCCTGGGACGGCCACAGGCTTGGAAGTGTTCACTCAGAAAAGCCTCGCAGCGTCTCCTGAG GGTTCAGAGCATTGGGTATTTATAGAAAGAGAGTACACTAGGCCAGAAGAACTCAGTCTCCTAAAAATGACTACCACGCAgcaggaagaaagggaggcaggCCTCACAGATATCCTTGCTGATGGCAGACTCTCCAAGGTAGACGTCCTGGTGGACAAGTTCAAAGTTGAAGTGGCCACAGAAGTAATGGTGGGAGCTGGAAGAGCAAACACCCAGCAACAAGGAAGAATGATTGCAAGCCCTGAAGACTTTGAGTCTGTGTGGGAGGAAGGCCTGTGGGCCAGGGATGGCCCAGGAGGGGCTTCTCTGGCTGTAGGCTATACCCTGGCAGAAAAGCTCCTTGAGGGCTCCCGGTTCCAAGTGGGCACTGGAGAGACAACCATCAGGATGCGCCATGTCTCCGGTGGTCAGCAAGAGGGCCAGACGGAgctgaggaaggagctgggggaGTTCCAGGCTGGTGGAAGACCCAGTACACCAGGGACCAGGCCAGCAGAGATGGATGGCCTCTCTCTAGCCTCTGACAGGGGAGGACTCCAGTCATTTCTGCTGGACCCAGCTGACGTGGAAGCCAGAGCTGACTCCAGTGATGAAACTGATACTTCCTTTGCAGAGAGGAGCTTCTATTTAAGCTATGGAGAGAAAGATTCTGAAGACCaagccctccctccacccctggaGGAGAGTGAAGAGCACATGGATGCCTCTCCTGGAGATAAGACCAGGCCAGAGCGCTCTGAGAAGCTCGCAGAGAGCTCTGAGCTAAACTCCTCAGGCCCGTGGGGCTCTGCTGCAGTTTCCTGCAGGAACACTGGTGAAGAGGATGAAGTCCACTCACCTTCCTCAGAGGAAGGGGCAGGACCTCCCAAGAAACACGGAAGACTGGATGACCTGGAGGCCTTTGTTGAGCAGCTCAGTAAGGAAACTTCTCCAGGGCAGACGTTTGCTGAGGCCTGGGAAGAAGCCAGGTGGGGGGTAGAAGGACAGTTTACTCACTCAGCATCCACCGTGGCCTCAGAGGAAGAGGCCCCCAAGAGTGGAGATTTGATGGAAAAGGCTGAAAAAAGCCCCCCAGTGGGATGGAAGAATCACTCCCCTCACAGAGGAGGGCACGTGAACCCAGACCTCCCGGCCTGCGCCCTTCCATGGGCCATCTCTCCTGACAATGTCAGGAAGCCAGCTAAACCAGACAGAGGCGACGTCCTGCCCAAAGACAGGGGACTGGTTCACACCCAAACAGGAGAACTTGCAATGGAGGACAGCAGAGCCTCAGCATTTCTTCAGATGGAGGTGATcacccacctccctgcctccccaggtCCCTTTCAAGCTCAGGCAGCTCCAGAGGAAGTTTCTCCAAGCCCAGCCCCTCATAAGTCAGGAGATCCTTCGCAGCTCATGGATCCTTTTGGAGAAAAGTCGCTTGTGTTTCTCAAACAGGCCCATCCTCCCAAAGAAAGCCCGGAGCCCAAGGACCAAGTAGGGCTGTTTGTGACCCCGGACAGAGGGGAGTGCCGAGCGCCTCCCATTGCCAGCAGAAAGCCCAGAGTTGTCCCTGAAGAAGCTGAGGGGGCCATACCCCTGGGATTGGTGTTCCCTTCAGGGAAGCAAAAGGAGATGACCTCTTTCCAGGCGGGGGGCCAAGAGGGCTCCCTAGAAGATATTAGCAAGACCTCAGTGGCCAACAAAATTCGCATCTTTGAGACCCATGGAGTGAGACCCACTCGCCGAGTGAGCCAAGGTGAAACAAGGGCTCTTCCAAACGAGTTGTCTTCAGAGGCTTCCACGGGTCAGGTGGAGCAGCAGCGGAACAAGCTCTTAGACCTGGGCTTTATCCAACTCCAGCCCCCGGGGGACTTTGCCGGCCCCAAAGCCACACATTCCTCGGTGATACAGCCAGCAACCAGACACTTCAGGCAGGGCATTCCTGCCGTATCTCCCCAGGAAGGAGGCATGGAACTCCAGCTCGTGTCCCCCGATTCAGGCTGTGAAACTACGCTGGAAGAAGTTACTGGGGGAACTGGCCAC AACAAATCCGGAGATGCAGTCAGGGAAGAGAAGCGAGTCACCAGCTTAGCAGCGAACCCCTCTGGAAAGGGAGGGCGCCTGAGATGCACCAGCCCCTCGGGCCCTCAG agagcagggctgagggagggctcagaggagaaagtcaaaccaCCACGTCCCAAGGCCCCAGAGAGTGACACAGGAGATGAGGACCAAGACCAGGAGAGGGACGCAGTGTTCCTGAAGGACAACCACCTGGCCATTGAGCGCAAGTGCTCCAGCATCACAGTCAGCTCCACGTCCAGCCTGGAGGCTGAGGTCGACTTCACAGTCATTGGTGACTACCATGGCAGCGCCTTCGAAGACTTCTCCCGCAGCCTGCCTGAGCTCGACCGAGACAAAAGCGACTCGGAACCTGAGGGCCTGGTGTTCTCCCGGGATCTCAACAAGGGGGGCCCTGGTCAGGATGACGAGTCAGGGGGCATCGAGGACAGCCCGGATCGAGGGGCCTGCTCTACCCTGGATATGCCCCAGTTTGAG CCTGTGAAAACGGAAACCATGACTGTCAGCAGCCTGGCCATCAGGAAGAAGATCGAGCCGGAGGCTGTACTGCAGACCAGAGTCAGCACTGTGGACACCAGCCAG GTTGATGGCACTGCCCCAGGGGGGAAGGAGTTCATGCCAACCACTCCCTCCATCACCACGGAGACCATATCAACCACCATG